One part of the Anopheles merus strain MAF chromosome 3L, AmerM5.1, whole genome shotgun sequence genome encodes these proteins:
- the LOC121600147 gene encoding defensin has product MKCATIVCTIAVVLAATLLNGSVQAAPQEEAAALGGGANLNTLLDELPEETHHAALENYRAKRATCDLASGFGVGSSLCAAHCIARRYRGGYCNSKAVCVCRN; this is encoded by the exons ATGAAGTGTGCAACGATCGTCTGTACCATTGCCGTTGTGCTGGCGGCTACCCTGCTGAACGGCAGCGTCCAGGCAGCCCCGCAGGAAGAAGCGGCGGCTTTGGGCGGCGGTGCCAATCTCAATACCCTTC TGGACGAACTGCCCGAGGAAACGCACCATGCCGCGCTGGAGAACTATCGGGCCAAGCGGGCGACCTGCGATCTGGCCAGCGGGTTCGGTGTGGGCAGCAGCCTTTGTGCCGCTCACTGCATCGCCCGCCGCTATCGCGGTGGTTACTGCAACAGTAAGgcggtgtgtgtttgccgcaactaa